CCGATCTGTCGAGTGTTGGAGAGACACTTGGCGCGGTGTGCCACTTCGCGTGCCTGTGCCAGAGCAGGCAGCAGCAGCGCAATGAGCAGCGCAATGATGGAAATGACGACGAGCAGTTCGACAAGCGTAAACGCACTGCCCCGTGATCCGTGAGGTTGCACGCGGTGACTTGCCGCATCTCGCGGCATCTTCGTGCGTAAAACCTCCGCTGTTGCACTCATGATCTCATCGCTGCTCGAACTAAATTCTCGTTGATTCGACATCATTTCAGACCCTTTAGGATCTTTCATTCAACCGCTTTTCTTCCCGCTGATATAAACCTTATCGACCAACGAAACGATCAGGATGCCTGCTTTATCAGCGGTTACACCTGAAATCCTAGGCGTCAGAACCGCCTTCTGCCGAGAAGTGCCGCTGCACCCAGTGCGAGAAGGCCCAAACTGGCCGGCTCAGGGATGTCATAGCTGAAGTTCGCGGTGCCTTGAACGACAAAGCCGTCGAACGCGGCGTACGACTGGTCGGTAGTGCCACCGGTGGCACCAGGCGGAATCTCAAAGTACCGCGTGATCGTGGTGCCGGTTGAGCCAAGTGCGGTCAGGTCCGTAGCAGTCGTCCAGGCGACATTGGTGTAATTAGAAGCAAGGGTAAGAGCATTGCTCTCCAGGATGGCGACCCCCGGCCCGCTGCCGGTGTGGCCGACGGTGGTCTCGTCCCAATTGATCGTGCTTTGTCCATAACCGGGATATTTCAGAGCGTAGATGGAGATCGAGTCGATCGCCAGAGTCACCTGCTCGCTGCCGGGGGTTGTACCAAAGGGGCCAGCCGGGCCGTTGTAGGTGATGGAGATCGTGAACTCGTTGTTGTAAGCGGCGAGGCCGTTGCCGTCGCCATCGGTCATCACGCGGCTTGGAAAGTATGGACCGTTGCTGCTGAACCCAGAGCCTGTGGCGGTGATGGTGATGTTGAAATCGCCCACCGTGAAGGGGGTGGCATTCACAGCGGTGTTCGGAGTGTTGGTGGCTGCGGACTCAGTCGTTTTCCAGGTATTAGGTGAGACGGCGTATCCCATGG
The DNA window shown above is from Phycisphaeraceae bacterium and carries:
- a CDS encoding PEP-CTERM sorting domain-containing protein; this encodes MKAKLVLLAGLATLVSPLATQAYIVNNSSSFDVAMGYAVSPNTWKTTESAATNTPNTAVNATPFTVGDFNITITATGSGFSSNGPYFPSRVMTDGDGNGLAAYNNEFTISITYNGPAGPFGTTPGSEQVTLAIDSISIYALKYPGYGQSTINWDETTVGHTGSGPGVAILESNALTLASNYTNVAWTTATDLTALGSTGTTITRYFEIPPGATGGTTDQSYAAFDGFVVQGTANFSYDIPEPASLGLLALGAAALLGRRRF